GACGTTCATGTCATTATGTGCTTATTAGTCTAATGGTTTCAGGCATAAATGATAAGAATGATTCTAATAATGAACATTTAATTTATCAATAGCTATGCCAAAAAAGAAACTGAAAGCATTCAGCCCTAAGACATAGACTATCATTAGATAATACAAACAACAGAGATAGAAGGCGTATATTACCAAGAACATATTCGATATGAAGAAGTGATTAGACATGAACCCGACTTGCTTTTCTTTGTCTCTTAGATTTTCTGAAATGTCTTTCTATTTATACTTTTTTccaatactaaaatatttatgaaataatatcCAAGGAAATTATGAGTATATGCGGAGAAATGAAAAGGTATTTGAACGCTGTTTAATATTCCACCAAGGCGAGAACAAGATAAGCCACGTATGACGtatcacacacacacattgaAAGAATTTACACGTTTATTCTTCTTTGAATGCTTTTGCATGCGTGAAAAAAACAAAGTTGTTTTCCGTGTTCATgatcgtatatatatatttcaagatCCTTGCGGTATATAATGTAAATTGGCTCCATAGAATTTCGAAGGGCCGCGCTGGTTCTTATGTGAGGGTCACACATAAATGTTAACATAGCCAATCATGTTTTGTTGGGGGTAAATGAGTTTTATCGTTGAAGCTCTATCATATATTCttagtatataaatttatgCAGAAAACTATAGGATACACTATTATTTTGTGGGAGATTTAATGTAAATTAGCAAGTTATAGATGTTGCTTGAAATATATTGCAGAACAAACATCACACCAAACCgcagttttctaaaaaaaaattgataacaattttaattagcTTGCTGATcgatatttatacaaaaaataatcatatttatacaaaacaataagggcaattgtcaataatagcatcttttgaagtttatgtctcaaaaatgaCACTAGaaagagaaagtcacaaaaatgacattcattaaagagtaaaatatcTCGAATactattggtttaaaattaaataaccaaacaaaaataaataaaaataaataaataaaaataaaaaaatgaaaaaaagaaatttttttatagtttcagattatatattttcatattcgaaatttttataattttttttgaaattttttttttcgaatttttttttttttttgaaattttctttttataatttaaaaatactttttgaaactatttttaaaatttttattttttattttaatatttattttttataaaattttaaaccataattCCAAAATCCCACAtgttaactctaaaccctaaagtttggattaattaatccaagggtataagtgtatatttacctttttaataaaacCTATTTTTGCGACTTTGAgtcttgagtgctactttgggaacaaaaacttggtttggtgctatcctagtctttttctcttaaaaaaattaaaattttacaagcATCCCTAGATCAATGTACTAAAgtgaaataaaatcaaaatatcctcatttttctttggatttaataatatttattaacttAACTAAAAATGTTTAGTCTTCAGCATTGGAGTTAGATAAAGCAAGAGCTAAATATGACTTTGTCACCGATTCCGCTTTAACATTAGACAAACGAGGAATAATCAAATGAACATAACTGAAATGTTATACTGAAATAGAGGATATCAAAATACGATGCCACTGACTCAGAACAAAAATcctcatattttattatgaatattttcttatattccATAAAATTGTAATGCTCAGGTTTCATTCTTAGAATATGATAATTAAAATTACACTTTTCAAATGCAtgcttttaaatataaaaatgtagattaaaattatattttcatgaaACAAAAGTTCTGCAAATTCATTAGATTTTAAGAAAGCTATACATTTAGAAATATTCATTaacattaatgatatatttacGTTTTAGTGACTAACCCGCCCGTAGTTTTATATATAGCagaattttataagtaaatatattgctatgtttaaataatttagacttcttattttagtaaattttatacgtGGTTTACGAATTTTAACCAGTTTTAATGGTGAATgatattataaatgattttttttttaaaagtgaatttctgaatttaatgtatttttttatgtttgattcaTATAGTACATTTATGAGAAAATATGGAGAAATACACTTACATGAGatattaatttcttttgaaaaatacacttttgtatatatgaatttaccaaattttcatatatgaatatttaatattatcatcaaatttttatcatcataatttattttatgtttatacagtttcaaaataataagatattaaaaaaaacaaatcttaataATACctacagatatatatatatatatatatatatatatatacctttttgaaaaaattaaaaaagaaaacaaacctgCGTCTTCTTCATAATCATTCATCAGCCATTTTTGCAAAAtatttttcactttttaaaTTCCATAGTTTCTTTTTCTATCattcacaaattttttattctttatccATACTTTAAGTGTAGTTTAAATTTCTAAGTTTACATAGTCTCTTACCCTTCAAATGTATGTTTGATCTCTGTAACTTTATCATCTCGCTTTTGATAGTTCTCTTAAGattatgaatcaaaatttagttttttttatgactTTAAAATCAGATTTAGGTTTCTAATTTTGCttgtgtttttttctaaaaatagtttgattttttgtttttgttttgtaaagaaaaaGCATGCTGCATAGATCTGAAAATTTTGGAGCTTGGAATGAATAAGtaaaagacattaatttttaTAGAGAATGAGAAATCGGgcgatttatttatataaaataaaaaaataaaagtgtaCAAGATAAACTTCATGATAAAATCACAAacatcataatttatttattttataataataatgttattttaaaattcttaatagtaaaataatatatttatctcAAACTCAGTTTTATTCCTAacataaatgataataatataatattgatATTATTCATATTTCgaatttgtgttttatttattcaaataaaaaatatggataaaatttctttttacattTGATAAAGTgtagtattaaaaaaataaattataatttacaaATTTCAAACTATTAATAGAGTATTTTCAAATTGTCCCtacatttatttaaataaaatatagactATACTTATAAAGTTTATGAAAATGggatacaaaatatttaaaaattttgtaaattttttaatatttttttatcaacagatttttttataattaaaaataaaataaaacagttTATAGGTGaagttgttatatatatatatatatatatatatatatatattatataagatgTGATATCTTAATGAtgccaaaattttaattagaattaaatgaaatatgaaTTTATTAGAGATGGtccaattttaaaacaaaaatcacacTTGAATAgaaattatgatttatattttaataaaataaatatcatttaaaaaaagaaggagATTCTTGTCCTTTTTAGATTGTAGATGATCTGCACCATAATGATCATCTATATTCATCATATGTTCTACATATTCTGctgtttaaataattttttttactatatatatatcttatagaCATGAATCAAATTAAGGTTTTTGATAGAGTGAAAActaaaaatctaatattttctcCCAAACCGAAGGCTTAGCCGTCAAGATTTTTGTGAGATGGCTTCACCACCGTTGTTAGCCTTAGCCCAATCTCCTCCTCGTTGCTGGTCCGAGCTTCCTCTAGATCTGATGCAACTGATTTTCGAACGCCTTAGCTTTACTGATTTCGAAAGAGCTAAATTGGTTTGTTCATCTTGGCAAACTGGTTCAAGACAATCTAAGCCAAACAATAAGATCCCTTGGATGATTTTACTCCCCGAGGAAAAGAGTTACTGTCTCTTGTTCAATCCTGAAGATAGAGAAGAAAAGCTCTACAAAACTGGCGActacttttcaaataatatttattgtaTGGCGACTTGTAGAAGCTGGCTTTTGATGGATCCTAGTTATGAAAACAAGGAACACcctgtttatatttttaatctcttAACCCGCGAGAGGATCAATCTACCTCTTACTACACCAGAACGACTTTACTCCGCCATATTGTGGATAGACGATAAAACCAAAGATTACCTTGTTATAGGAAAAACTCTGGCTTATGTAAAGAAAGGTTATAACTCGTGGAAACAAATCTCGAATGGTATCCAAAACCAAGAAGACATGGTATTCAAAGATCACAAGCTCTATTTTCTCACCAATGATGAACTCCATATTTTCGACTTTTCTGGTGAATTTCCGCTACAACTTTCCAGAGCTAGCCTAGGAGGAGGGGGACGCGTGGATAAAATATTTAGCTTCAGGATGAGATTCCCTGGAGTTCCATGGTATGTCCAAAAGGTTCGCAAGAAGAAAAATGTGGTTCTCACTGTACGAGGAGATGTCTTAATTGTTAAGAGCAAAAATCCTGCTATGTCCGAGACATGGACCTTTAAAATCTTCAAAATGGATTCATCATCAAAGGGCTTGGAGGAAATTTATTCGTTGGGAGATGAGGCGATTATTTTGGATTTGGGTATTACAGTGCTTGCTAAGGACCAGGAAGGCGTCATTAGTAACTCTATTTACTTCACTGATGAAGAGATACATTGGTACGCCACTGAAATCTTTGTATTCAATCTGGATACCAAAAAGGTTGAACAACTACCACCACTAGTTTCTTCATGTGCTTCATTCTCTAGAGCTCGTTGGTTCTTACCAAGTTTCAGGATTGATTGATGATCCCTATCTATAGGTGTTTCTCTTGGTTGCTTTACTAATAACTAGCATATAATTTCTGGAAGTGATTTTattttgggaaaattgccaaaagagaacaaaaaaatcaGGTTGTTGTCCCTTtagtataaaactaattttgtctagtttttctcttttttagcctttgtatttctgaaaactaatgaaataaataattttatgaatcaaaaaaattattaaaaatataaacaattaataaaacatccaTATACACAAGCtggtaattttcttttgctcaAAAACTTGGTAAATAAGATTATTAAAATACgttctactaaaagtagaatGCGTCTTCTATGAAAAATGGTATAGTAGAAAACGATTTCTAAAATAAACACGTTCATCTACTTCTTTTAGAACGTTCATTTTACTATTtactaaatttctaaaaaagagGAATGCACATTCTCCTAATCGTAAAAGTATCCACTTTCCTTCCAAATGCATCTTCTACTTTTATAAAGTATTCTAAATTTCGAGGAATGTGTTTTCTACAATGTAATCTTACGTCTACTCAAAGTAGAAAGTGTATTCAGAATTTTTATCATTCTTCTAAACTTTTAGAAGTCgccttctacggataagaatacTTGGATTTTTgcgaaaattaatgaaatttcagttaagaaaatattctaaaaatctcttagaaatattttaactttCTAAAACGTGTTACGGTCGATTTTacttgaaaaattaaaaaaaaaacgattattccttctcttcttcatcaatctatGGTTTTTccatagtttttcttttgattcttctcacaaactcttgttctctatgatgcatatctatacctctttttttttcgattGCCTTTCAActgttttttaccttttttccattaacttttttttttaaaattcaaattaacttttaaattgtgtttaattagattaaatataggGTTAGTTTTGGGATTATGAGAAAAAATATACTATTGAGACAACTTTATGTTGGTTTTATACTAAAGGGACAACAaccttgtttttttgttctcttttagcaattttcccttttatttttaagtataaaaaaatattaataactgttcttatatgaaaaattaacaaatgtttttgaataattcaagTGGAACCTAacgaaataaaaaaacatattgatGAACAAGTGATTTTCCATTTGAAAAAATCATGGTGAGAAAGTTTTAGGTGAGACTGACAAGTAGAAAATTGATCGAACAGTTGGTACTTTTAAgcgtttttctttgttttatttctcaGACTTATGTTTACTATTTTCTACGATTATTTCAGTTATTGGATTTATggatttattttgtatttatatgaaaatcGACTTTCAGACCTTTTTAGAGATTTTGAGATATAAGTTGTTGATTAGTAACACGCCGGTCTCGAGTGTTGATGAGACGTGTGTTACATTTTGGTATCCTTATACTATTCTAGATCAAACACGCTTAATTCAGaagttctaaaaaaatatgtcCCTAAAAAATAAGTGTATTTTTGTGATATACGTAGTCAAATCAattatcttaaacattttcatatatcACATACCGGGATGTTATAAAAGCCTCATCAAGGTATATGCTATTACAAAGTCtagttataaattatataacctCATCTAAACAAAGATTATCGAAATTGTGTGTACCATGGCTAAAAAACGAAGATCACAGGAACGAGATTGACTCCTTAATCAGTATCTCCTCCTTCCACAATTAATGGCAAAGACAAGGAACGAGAATGACTCCTTACTGGAAAATTTCAGTTTACCAATTAAAAAGGTCACGTGGCATATTAATCACCGGCCAAAGTCTCCGAGAACCTCGGCGACTTGCATGGTAAAAATCAACGTACACCAAAGAAACTACATTGACGAAACAAAACAACATACACAattgaagacaacaaagaaacaaaaagacacacaaaaggagaagagaggaaacgagaacaaaaaaataaaacaatcctCTCGTTCTTCCCTTTTCTCTCTTCATCTCATtgtcttgtttttctttatctaactaaaatacatttataataaatcacaaaaatatgaGTTCTAGTAAACTTAAACGAGCAATAGGAGCCGTGAAGGACCAAACAAGCGTCGGTCTAGCCAAAGTCAACGGCCGAAGCGCTTCTTTATCAGAGCTTGACGTTGCCATCGTCAAAGCCACTCGTCACGAGGAGTACCCAGCGGAAGAGAAGTACATAAGAGAGATTCTTAGCCTAACTTCTTACTCACGCAACTACATCAACGCATGCGTCAACACGCTTTCTAGACGTCTTAACAAAACCAAATGCTGGACCGTTGCTCTCAAAACCTTGATTCTGATCCAACGTCTCTTAGGAGAAGGCGATCGAGCCTATGAGCAAGAGATCTTCTTCGCTACTCGCCGTGGGACAAGGCTTCTCAACATGTCTGACTTTAGAGATGTTTCTAGGTCAAACTCATGGGACTACTCTGCTTTTGTAAGGACTTATGCCTTGTACCTCGACGATAGGCTTGATTTGAGGATGCAAGCTAGACATGGGAAACGTGGAGTTTACTGCGTTGGAGGAGATACCGTGGATGACAAGCAAGATAAGCCCGAGGCTGATCTCTCCAAGGCTATAGTGGTTAGGTCACAACCTACCGCGGAGATGAAAACAGAGGAGATATTCACCAGAGTACAGCATTTGCAGCAACTTCTTGACCGTTTCTTGGCTTGTCGTCCAGCAGGTACTACAAATACAATCCGACTTATGCGATTCACACGAATAGAACATTTTCAGCAATTTCTTAAAATTTCCTAGGGTGGCAAATCAGTTATAACCAAAacgattttattaaaatttgattaacGCTATTCAAATCGGTTCAAACCATTCGATTAAAATTGGTCTAAATCGATATAATTAATCAGAAtttatttaatcaattaataatGTTA
The window above is part of the Brassica napus cultivar Da-Ae chromosome C8, Da-Ae, whole genome shotgun sequence genome. Proteins encoded here:
- the LOC106365454 gene encoding F-box protein At1g69090-like; the protein is MASPPLLALAQSPPRCWSELPLDLMQLIFERLSFTDFERAKLVCSSWQTGSRQSKPNNKIPWMILLPEEKSYCLLFNPEDREEKLYKTGDYFSNNIYCMATCRSWLLMDPSYENKEHPVYIFNLLTRERINLPLTTPERLYSAILWIDDKTKDYLVIGKTLAYVKKGYNSWKQISNGIQNQEDMVFKDHKLYFLTNDELHIFDFSGEFPLQLSRASLGGGGRVDKIFSFRMRFPGVPWYVQKVRKKKNVVLTVRGDVLIVKSKNPAMSETWTFKIFKMDSSSKGLEEIYSLGDEAIILDLGITVLAKDQEGVISNSIYFTDEEIHWYATEIFVFNLDTKKVEQLPPLVSSCASFSRARWFLPSFRID